From Geotalea uraniireducens Rf4:
TCGACTCCAATTCCTTCTTTTTAGCTGTAAAATCCTGGCCTTTATCCAGATAATCATGGGAAAGGAGGGTGAGATAGAGATTTATATCTTTGTTGCGAAGCGCCTGCTGACGCTGAAGGGCCACCGAATGGAGCGCCTGCCGATCTGCGCTCTGACCGTCACAACCGATCATAAGCATAAAGATCAAACATGAAAGAATGACTCGCATCAATAATACTTTTCCATGACCTGCTTTGCCTCTTCAATATATTTACTTGATGCGTACTGCTTGGCAAGAAGGTTGAACGTCTCCCGTCCCTTGACCTTATCCCCGGAGAGAAAATACGCCTTTCCAAGATAAAAGAGGGTTTCATCATGGAACTCAGACTTGGGATATTTCAGTAGTGCCTCTTCCAGACGCTTGGTTGCTGCAGCATACTTTTCAGTACGCAGGTAAAATCGCCCCACATATATCTCATACTCAATCTGCTTCATAATGCAGACATCGAGTTTGTCCTTCACCTCTGCGACATATTCGGATTTCGGATACTGTTTGAGAAATGCTTCGAAAAGGTTGACCGCGTTCTTGACGGGTGTCTGGTCGGTATCGATCCCTGATATCTGGTTGTAATTACAAAGCCCTAACCGGTACAAAGCATAGGCAGCCTTCTCGTGGTTCGGGTGGAGCTTGCGGAAATCCTCATAGGCAGCGGCTGCTTCTATGTAGCTCTGGTTATCAAAATGGGCATCGGCAATTTTCAAATCCACCAGGGTGCTCAGCTCCGGGGAGGAAAATGTCTCTTTTACCTTTTTCCACTGGGCAATGGCATCTTCGTAGTTATGGGAGGCGTAGAACTCCTCGCCTTCCTTGAAATAGGTATCCGCTGTCTTGACGACCGGAACGGTACCGGCACAGCCGGCGAGGAGAAGCAGCAGGAAAAGGTTAATGGCATGTTTGCTAAGTTTCTGAAAAGGCATTGTTTCCCCTGTAGCAGTTGGATTATTACAAGAAAATTAGTGGAAAAAGGGTGCATTGTCAATGCAAAGTTGCCGACCTGCACAGCAGCAGAAAATAAACGGGCGGAGCTCGCAAAAAAGGCGGGGATATCCCCGCCTCTCTGATTCCGCAGCTCATGGTGATCGTTTCGACTATCCCTTTCGCTTCCGCTTGTTCGGATCAAGCTCCTTCTTGCGCAGCCGGATCGACAGGGGGGTCACCTCGACCAGTTCGTCGTCGTCGATGAACTCAAGTGCCTGCTCCAGGGTTAGCAGGCGCGGCGGGGTAAGCTTGATGGCATCGTCGGAACCGGAGGCACGGACGTTGGTCAGCTTTTTCCCCTTG
This genomic window contains:
- a CDS encoding outer membrane protein assembly factor BamD, whose product is MPFQKLSKHAINLFLLLLLAGCAGTVPVVKTADTYFKEGEEFYASHNYEDAIAQWKKVKETFSSPELSTLVDLKIADAHFDNQSYIEAAAAYEDFRKLHPNHEKAAYALYRLGLCNYNQISGIDTDQTPVKNAVNLFEAFLKQYPKSEYVAEVKDKLDVCIMKQIEYEIYVGRFYLRTEKYAAATKRLEEALLKYPKSEFHDETLFYLGKAYFLSGDKVKGRETFNLLAKQYASSKYIEEAKQVMEKYY